TCACGCAGGTAAGCCGCCGTCAGAGCAAAACCTACTAACTCAGGAGCGGGGATAAAACCCCGCCCTTACCCTCAATTTCTGGCTTAAAAGTAGTTCTAAATTTTAAATGTCTATTGTTGTAATAAAATCAAATTTCTAATTCAGAAAACAGGAAACTAACTGTAGAACGAATCAGCTAAAGTCTAAAACTTCGAGGTATGTAGGCATGAGTTCAGTACAATACGTCTATAACGATAGTGGAGAGCGTACAGCTGCCATTGTTCCTATAGCGCTGTATGAACGGATGGTAGAGGAGACGGAGCTGGATGAGTTTTTTGAGCCCATCCCTTACGTTGCAGGCCCAAACGATGATGAGACTATCCCTCATGAGGTGATTGAGATCATGATCGACGGATCTATCTCTCTCCAGGCGGCTTGGCGTGTCCACCGTAAGATGTCCCAGCTGGATGTGGCAAAGGCATTAGGTGTGAACCAAAGCGCTATCTCTAACATGGAGAAGCGCACCAAACCACAGGCAGGAACGCTAGAAAAGCTGGCCAAGCTGTACGATTGCAGAGTTACACAGCTCACGCTCGACTGATATGGCCAAAACAAGAAGCCCGGTTAACGCCGGGCTTTTTTATTGCGTGCCTGGGCAGCATGGCGAGGATATCCGGGTTGAAAATGCTTATTACGAGTGCGGCTCATGTATTGGCGATAACCATGACGAAGTCCAATCAGAGTACGTGTATTTGAACACCCAATTGACCCGCCGCGCTGCCTTCCTAACAATGTTTGGCCTTTTTGAGCACCGTATGACCGAGTGTCAGAAGCTCATGGAGACGCTGTCTGGTGATGTATGGGATAAAGATAAATACAGGACGTTTGAATCAGCAGATAAGAAGCTGAGGAAAACCATTGGAGGGAAAAGTACTAACAAGCTTGACCACCTCGCAGCTGTCCGAAATGTTATGGCCCATAATGATGGTATCGCATTTCGTTACAAACAAGATATCAATCAGCCGGGTAGCGACGCAGCGTTGAGAAGGCTGCGGGCAATACGCAAGGCGGTAGAGAAAAAGATGGGAGTATCAGTCAATGGCTTCAATGGTGTTCTCCTTGATAAAAGGTTTTTGATGTGCGCAGTCGACGAATTTAAACAGTACATTGATGGTATGGAGGCAGCGATCAATGCATATCTGAAAGCAACGAGCAAAGAAGGAATGCTGGTGGCTTATGATTGATGTTTTAGTATCTTATGTAATAAAATAGCGACACGTTGAGTTTCCTAACTTGGCGAGGAAAGGCTTTTTGCTGTGTGCTTATTTTGCGATCCCTTCATGAGCGCATTTCAAACAGCTTTGCCCGAAAAAAGAAAAAGCTTATTGATATATTTTAAGGCGCTTAACAGCGCCTTACTCTTATCTGTATCAGCTATAGGTTGATTCTCACACAGACCAATAGTTAAAATAAATTCAATATTTTAGTATCTTATGTAAGGGGTGGCCTTTGGCAGCCGAGCACAAGAGATTAACGTCATGGGAGATTTCGCAGTTCCTCATAGCACACGGCAAACCAGCCAGCGCGAAAGAGGTAGCGGACGCACTGAGGAAGTGCTATCCCCAATACAGTTCAACGGTTAGCGAAGTTTATTTGCGCATGCGCTCAATTGCTAACTCTCATAACTCAGACTGTATTGTGGATGAGACCGTTAGACCGCGAACCTTCTATCTGACACACCTTGATGACGCTTTCTTCAAGCGGTGCCGCAATCCAGAGCGTATTGATCTGAAGCGGCGCGAGACAATGATGATGACTGAAGAAGAGAAGGAAAGGGCTGAGAGCGCGAGGCTCCGCTACGCCCTTTCCTTAATGAGACGGCCGCAATTAGCCGGGTGACAGTTTTGATGCAAAGCGGTTAATGCGCGGGTTGCTGGTGGTCTCATCATCAACCTGCTTGTCAGCTGGCGCCTGAGAGGATTCATCTTCCGCTGGCGGACTCACTGCTAAGAGTTCTTCGGTTGGTTCACTCTCGCTGGTGGCCACAGGCTGCTTCTGTACGGCTTGTGGCAGCGTCACCGCTGAAAGCTGGGGGCTAACCCCCAAAAACTCTTGCATACGCGCCAGGAGCAGCTGCTGGCGTTGAGTCACATCTAATTTATAGAATGCTTCGGTATCCAGATAAGCCATCACCCGTAACAGCCCGCATTCTTCCATCATCTGCCCAGCCTGCAGCGCGGCTGTAACTTTCGCGCGCTTCACAGCGTGTTCAGCTGATGCGCGGTACTCGTCTATAAAGCGACAAGTAGCCTCAGATTTACGCATTTCACTGGTGACATAAAACGAAAGCGTGTCCCGTTTACGTGAATCGTTTTCTTTGGCCATCTCAGGCCTCCGCTTCAAGTTCTTTCTGAATGCTTTCCTTGTCACTCATCATCAACATATGCACGCCACGTACCACAGAGAATTGCGGTTCATCCGGGATATAGGTGAAGTCATGCCATTCTTTAGAGAAGTCCGGCAGATAGCCCAGCTTGCCGCCCAGCCAGTTGGCACCACCGCCCACAAACAGCAGCATATCCAGCTCCAACAGGTTGCGGTGTAGCTGACGTACGTCATTGCGGATTTGATCGGCCAGCTCACGCGCAGCCTGTTCTACCAGCGGGCGAATATCACGGCGCAGGTGCTCACGGGCTTTCGCCTGGGAACCCACATAACCACGCTCAATAAAGCCATCCAGCGCGCTAAGGCTGATTTCTTTCGCTTCAGACAGGTTCAACTCTTCCTGATGCTCTTGCAAGAGATGGTGCAGGCGTTTGATCATCGTATGAATGCCGTGCTCAGTGGTCACGCGGTTCAGAATGTCCAGCTCCCCGGACACGATTGCGATGTCGCATGTGAAGCGGCCAAGGTCAACGATGATGCAACGGTTAACGCCTTCGAATACCGGGTTGTCGCTGCCGTCCGGCAAAACACTGGCGCTAACAAAAGCGGTCACGGCTTCAGGGTAGATAATGGCGTTCAATACATTTGGTGGCTCCACGTCACCGGAATAGCTGCTCACTGGCTGTAGGAGGCTGGCTTTCTTTGCATCAATACGGGTTTTGTTAATGCCATTATCGCCATAGAACTGGTCGGCTGGCAGCGTGTCCGCGATCACGACGTCGCGACCGCCTAATCCAGCCTTAACTAGCGCATCCATCACTAGCACGCGGTTAGCGGCAGCAATCTGATAATTCGGATCGCAAGTGTTTTCCAGCTCGATGCTAGTGCCGTCATTGGTAACGGAGTAAACCTCACCGTCGGCAGTGCGCCACGTTGAGGAGGATTCTTTGGTTCCCTGTTGAAGCAGACCACGGCGCACCAGTGAAGGGCTGATGCTGGTTACAGGCTTACCGTTTTCATCGTTATAGCGGATCGCTACGTTACCAGAGCCGCCGTCCACTGCGACGAAAACAGGTGCCTGAGTACTTTTAGCCATGATTATTTCCCTTAGCTTTTAATGAATAAATGTCTGTGATTGATTGATTGTTGCGGAGTTAATCATACAAAAAAGCCAGCAAAAGGCAAGTAAACTACAGTCAATTGACAATCATTTGATTGATAGGCGATCAGGGCGACCAGTCAGAGAGGTGATCGCGGGAGATGTAACGATCAATAGAATGGTGATCAACGTTGAGGAAATGGGTGATCACCAAAGTGAAAGTCGACTGGGTAAAACACAGGCAGCAGTTCTCCCAGATGCGGGAAAAGCAAGAGTTCAGCATCAAGGATTATGCTGAATTACATGGACTTAACCCTAACACTGCCCGTCGTCACCTTGGTACTGGCCAGAGCCAGGTAAGCGCAAAGGCCAGCACTTCGCGATCAAAAGTACCGCCGCGATCAATTGATCGCAAACCCCAAAAGGATCACGGCAGCGATCAATCCGTCAGCAATGGCAACGAAAGCACCGCCAGCAAAATCAAAGAGTTAAATAAGCAGGTAAACGAGAGTGTGAAGCGCACGCCATCCCCAGGCGCCGCAACACCTGCCGCTGTGCTGGCAGGCGAGCTGATGGAGGTAGTTTCCGCGAAGACAAAATCCGGCCGCGCCGGCGATCAGAGCAAGAACGGCGGACGCGTGCTTCAGGGTGCGTTGATGCCGGATGATGAGGACATTGAACAGGCTCGCCTGCTAATGGATGCCGCCGGGGTAGATGCCATTGAGGCGCGGGTTATCCAGAGCGCCCTTTGCAGCCTGTTTACCCTGGAGCGTGTCACAGCAGAGATGATGAAGCAGCTTCAGGATCACGTACCTGGGGAGGATGAACCCCCTACCATCAATAAAATGCTGTCGGTAGCAGCCGCAGCAGCCGCCGCTATCAACGACACTGCTCGCACAATGGCCGCAGTCCGTCAGTCCTATGCCAAAGACCAACGCGAGATGGAGCTGCATATGCGTAAGCTCTCAGAGCCTGAGCGCGTGATGGAAGCCTACAGGATGCGCAAGGATAAAGGCTGGACGGCAATGGAAACGGCTATCTACATCGAAACCCATGGCTACAAGGTGCCGTCGCTGCTGCTGGAGATGGCGCGCGCCGAAATGAAGGCGGGCGAACAGGATGACATTAACACGAAGCCGGTTGACCTGAAGCAGCTGGATGACCAGGCGCGATCAGCACGCGCCGAGCGCATGGCTGCATTGGATATGGAGCTTGCCGCTAAGCGTGAAGCTGTTAACAAGATTGTCGATCGTGGCGGCTTCGGTGATGTGGCTGCAGATGGCTCACTGAATGACATCAACCTGACGGCTGACTTTGAAGAAGGTGAAGAGCCGGACGAAGACATCAACAACATGCTTTACGGGAAAGGCGATGACCACCAGCAAGAATAAGCGTTCGGTGGTCGATGACCCCCGCTGGCAGGAGCTGGTATTATTGTACCGATACGACTGGATCAGCGCAGCAGAAGTCATGTTCGGGAAAATCCCAACGTGGCAGCAGGAAGAAATTATCAATGCTGTGCAGAACGTTGGCAGTAAAACAACGGTCTCCTCTGGACACGGTACCGGTAAGTCGGACATGACCTCAATCATGATCCTCTGTTATATCCTGTTCTACCCAGAGGCCCGCGTTGTGCTGGTGGCCAACAAACTGCAGCAGGTTAAAACGGGTATCTTCAAATACCTCAAAACGAACTGGAAAACCTGCGTTAAGCGCCTGCCCTGGTTGAAACAGTACTTTACCCTCA
This sequence is a window from Pantoea sp. CCBC3-3-1. Protein-coding genes within it:
- a CDS encoding helix-turn-helix transcriptional regulator; the protein is MSSVQYVYNDSGERTAAIVPIALYERMVEETELDEFFEPIPYVAGPNDDETIPHEVIEIMIDGSISLQAAWRVHRKMSQLDVAKALGVNQSAISNMEKRTKPQAGTLEKLAKLYDCRVTQLTLD
- the parM gene encoding ParM/StbA family protein, coding for MAKSTQAPVFVAVDGGSGNVAIRYNDENGKPVTSISPSLVRRGLLQQGTKESSSTWRTADGEVYSVTNDGTSIELENTCDPNYQIAAANRVLVMDALVKAGLGGRDVVIADTLPADQFYGDNGINKTRIDAKKASLLQPVSSYSGDVEPPNVLNAIIYPEAVTAFVSASVLPDGSDNPVFEGVNRCIIVDLGRFTCDIAIVSGELDILNRVTTEHGIHTMIKRLHHLLQEHQEELNLSEAKEISLSALDGFIERGYVGSQAKAREHLRRDIRPLVEQAARELADQIRNDVRQLHRNLLELDMLLFVGGGANWLGGKLGYLPDFSKEWHDFTYIPDEPQFSVVRGVHMLMMSDKESIQKELEAEA